One Rubripirellula amarantea DNA segment encodes these proteins:
- a CDS encoding DUF1501 domain-containing protein, with product MNRSIPPVCTGNDHHPLSRRQWLSRFGYGIGSMALGSLLQQDLASGSPASAEAAIREGLHHAPKAKRVIFLFQSGAPSQMDLFDYKPVLNERNGEELPDSVRKGQRLTGMSANQASLPIVGSPFKFSQHGESGLWMSDLLPHTAKIADDLCVIKSMNTEAINHGPGVTMMQTGSQFPGRPSMGAWSWYGLGSENEDLPAFVVMVSKQRGGQPLFARLWGSGFLPGKYDGVELRSDKDAVLYLNSPEGIRQSSRRSALDGIAKLHQLQYEETGDPAIENRIAQYEMAFRMQTSIPDVTDISGESKETLELYGDEVHQPGTFAANCLRARRLAQRGVRFIQLYQPGWDHHANLPGSIKNSCRITDQPTAGLIQDLKNHGLLEDTLVIWGGEFGRTSYCQGKITPGNFGRDHHPRCFTMWMAGGGVKAGYTHGETDEFSYNLVSDGVHIHDLHATILHQMGIDHERLTYRYQGRDFRLTDVHGHVVKELIT from the coding sequence ATGAACAGGTCAATTCCACCCGTCTGTACGGGAAACGATCATCATCCACTTTCGCGTCGCCAATGGCTTAGCCGATTTGGTTACGGTATCGGATCGATGGCTTTGGGGAGTCTGCTGCAACAAGACTTAGCCAGCGGAAGCCCCGCTTCCGCGGAAGCCGCGATCCGCGAAGGGTTGCATCACGCGCCCAAAGCCAAGCGGGTCATTTTCTTGTTTCAATCGGGGGCTCCGTCCCAGATGGACCTGTTCGACTACAAACCGGTTTTGAACGAACGCAACGGAGAAGAGCTACCCGACTCGGTTCGGAAAGGGCAACGGTTAACGGGCATGAGTGCCAACCAAGCGAGCCTACCGATCGTTGGTTCGCCCTTCAAGTTCTCGCAGCATGGCGAAAGCGGGCTGTGGATGAGCGATTTGCTTCCGCATACCGCAAAGATCGCCGACGACTTGTGCGTGATCAAGTCCATGAACACCGAGGCGATTAATCATGGTCCCGGTGTCACAATGATGCAAACCGGGTCTCAATTTCCGGGCCGTCCGAGCATGGGTGCGTGGTCATGGTACGGCCTGGGGAGTGAGAACGAAGACCTACCCGCCTTTGTGGTAATGGTTTCGAAACAGCGCGGTGGCCAACCTTTGTTCGCTCGGCTTTGGGGCAGCGGGTTTTTACCGGGCAAGTACGACGGCGTTGAATTGCGTTCGGATAAGGATGCAGTTTTGTACCTGAATTCGCCCGAGGGAATTCGACAATCGTCGCGACGAAGTGCGTTGGATGGAATCGCGAAGTTGCACCAATTGCAATACGAAGAAACCGGTGATCCCGCAATCGAGAATCGTATTGCCCAATACGAGATGGCATTCCGAATGCAAACGTCAATTCCTGATGTCACCGACATCTCGGGGGAATCGAAGGAAACGTTGGAACTCTACGGTGACGAAGTGCACCAGCCGGGAACATTCGCGGCGAATTGCCTGCGTGCTCGGCGATTGGCCCAACGAGGCGTTCGTTTCATCCAGTTGTACCAGCCCGGTTGGGATCACCATGCGAACTTGCCTGGTTCCATTAAGAATTCTTGCCGAATTACGGATCAGCCAACCGCTGGGCTTATCCAAGACCTTAAGAACCATGGACTCCTTGAAGACACCCTCGTGATCTGGGGTGGCGAGTTTGGCAGGACGAGTTACTGCCAAGGGAAAATCACTCCCGGTAACTTTGGTCGCGACCACCATCCGCGTTGCTTCACGATGTGGATGGCAGGTGGGGGTGTGAAAGCGGGATACACCCACGGAGAGACTGACGAGTTTAGCTATAACCTTGTTTCCGACGGAGTTCACATTCACGACCTGCATGCAACGATCTTGCACCAGATGGGAATCGATCACGAACGTCTGACCTATCGATACCAAGGACGCGACTTCAGGCTTACCGACGTGCATGGTCA
- a CDS encoding DUF1553 domain-containing protein, with protein MKNRFTFECFLITRMIGALVLVVSTVNAADISFNRDVRPILSDRCFKCHGPDAANQESEFRVDNLENATADLGGYFGIVPGDLEQSELHVRIHDEDNPMPPSDALKPLTEQEKETLDQWILQGAPFEAHWAFTPLPDKIETPEQSELGELAEWQKGPIDQFIAKTLVENDLKPADEAPKNKWLRRVTFDLTGLPPTKQEIQDYVADKTPDADAKVVDRLLASDAYAERMTSEWLDVARYADSYGYQQDIERFVWPYRDWVIDAIKSGMPYDQFITWQLAGDLLPNPTREQMLATTFNRLHSHKREGGVAVEEFRVENVADRTHTVGTAMLGLTMECCRCHDHKYDPLSAKDYYSFSAFFDNIDERGLISYFTDAVPTPAMPLPSAEQKRQLDELRHKLSDAEAVLNRDINKSVGTAFPKWLADRKVEVLIPGKVAELDFEDSLKAFASDEKEGEKAKVDPDNFALANPLGKNAVSPVANQLVDGHVGKAVKFTGDDPVEIPEVGYFERHDPFSFSLWIWNPESENRAVIYRRSRGWDDAGSIGYELTREGGKLSAKLCHFWPGDAIAVETSEAIDNERWIHVAVTYDGSSRASGLKIFLDGKLASTTIVEDHLTRNISKWADSYEKDDQHHLAIGSRYRDRGFVNGKVDSFKVFDRQVSAIEVAELFDGRSLDELIAKPESELSDAERDWLEEYYVLAIDPSCSESREGLRKARVAVNKLMDEIPAIMVMRENEVPRQTYLLERGVYDAKGEPVSPSPPAVLPPMDDELPRNRLGLAQWLTSPNHPLTSRVAVNRYWQLMFGQGLVRTPEDFGNQGENPTHPELLDWLARDFVSSGWDVRALIRKMALSATYRQSSVVSKEKRAKDPTNRFLARGSGERLSAEMIRDNILATSGLLKSQVGGEPVKPYDLALAYTPLEIDQGEKLYRRSLYTFWKRSSPAPVMMTLNTPTREVCRMKREVTETPLQALVLLNGPQFIEASRVMASHLIDAHGDNADDLSCDAFLQLTSREPTEQESEILVEMFSDQLDEFTKHPELAIEFLKTGQASVKTDADPALLAAATVLVNSIMNLDECVRHQ; from the coding sequence ATGAAAAACAGATTCACCTTCGAATGCTTCTTGATAACTCGAATGATCGGTGCGTTGGTGCTGGTAGTTAGTACGGTCAACGCTGCGGATATTTCGTTCAACCGTGATGTCCGACCGATATTGTCAGACCGTTGTTTCAAATGCCACGGGCCCGATGCCGCGAATCAAGAGTCCGAGTTTCGTGTCGATAACCTCGAGAACGCGACGGCTGATTTGGGAGGCTATTTTGGCATCGTCCCTGGTGACCTCGAGCAGAGTGAACTGCATGTTCGCATTCATGATGAAGACAACCCGATGCCTCCTTCCGATGCTTTGAAGCCATTGACCGAGCAAGAAAAGGAAACGTTGGATCAATGGATCCTCCAAGGAGCTCCTTTCGAGGCTCACTGGGCATTCACGCCGTTACCTGACAAGATTGAAACACCGGAGCAGTCGGAACTTGGGGAGCTAGCTGAGTGGCAAAAAGGGCCAATTGATCAGTTCATTGCAAAGACGCTAGTCGAGAACGACTTGAAACCTGCTGACGAAGCGCCCAAAAACAAGTGGCTGCGTCGCGTCACATTTGATTTGACGGGCTTGCCGCCTACAAAGCAAGAAATTCAAGATTACGTTGCCGACAAAACTCCGGACGCGGACGCGAAAGTCGTAGATCGTCTATTGGCTAGCGACGCTTATGCCGAGCGGATGACCAGCGAATGGTTAGACGTTGCCAGGTACGCGGATTCCTATGGCTATCAACAGGACATCGAACGCTTCGTTTGGCCGTACCGTGACTGGGTGATCGATGCAATTAAATCGGGCATGCCTTACGACCAATTCATTACATGGCAACTCGCCGGCGACTTATTGCCCAATCCAACGCGAGAGCAAATGTTGGCGACGACATTCAATCGCCTGCACTCCCATAAACGCGAAGGCGGGGTGGCGGTGGAAGAGTTTCGTGTGGAAAACGTGGCCGACCGAACGCACACAGTCGGAACAGCCATGTTGGGTTTGACCATGGAGTGCTGTCGTTGTCACGACCATAAGTACGATCCTCTCAGTGCCAAAGACTACTACTCGTTTAGCGCCTTCTTTGACAACATCGACGAGCGCGGATTGATTTCGTACTTTACCGACGCCGTCCCCACGCCTGCGATGCCGTTGCCCAGTGCAGAGCAGAAACGTCAGCTCGACGAACTGCGGCACAAGCTTTCGGATGCGGAAGCGGTACTGAATCGCGATATCAATAAGTCTGTTGGCACCGCCTTTCCAAAGTGGTTGGCTGATCGCAAGGTTGAAGTCCTGATTCCCGGCAAGGTGGCCGAACTCGACTTTGAAGATAGTTTAAAAGCTTTTGCGAGTGACGAGAAAGAAGGTGAGAAAGCAAAGGTAGATCCGGACAACTTTGCCCTCGCCAATCCTTTGGGCAAGAACGCCGTCAGCCCTGTCGCAAACCAATTGGTCGACGGGCATGTTGGCAAGGCAGTGAAGTTCACCGGCGATGATCCCGTTGAGATTCCTGAAGTCGGTTACTTCGAACGACACGATCCCTTTTCGTTTTCGCTTTGGATTTGGAACCCCGAGTCCGAGAATCGGGCGGTTATCTATCGACGATCTCGAGGATGGGATGACGCCGGTTCGATCGGTTACGAATTGACGCGTGAAGGCGGCAAGTTGAGTGCAAAGCTTTGTCACTTCTGGCCCGGCGATGCGATTGCCGTTGAGACGTCTGAGGCGATCGACAACGAGCGATGGATTCATGTTGCGGTAACGTATGACGGATCCAGTCGGGCATCGGGGCTGAAGATTTTCTTGGACGGAAAACTTGCTTCGACGACAATCGTCGAAGATCACCTGACGCGAAACATCAGCAAGTGGGCTGATAGCTACGAAAAGGACGATCAGCATCATTTGGCGATTGGCTCGCGATACCGGGATCGAGGTTTTGTAAATGGCAAGGTTGATAGTTTCAAAGTCTTCGATCGCCAAGTCAGTGCGATCGAGGTTGCAGAGCTGTTCGATGGGAGATCATTGGACGAGCTCATCGCTAAACCTGAAAGCGAACTCAGCGATGCAGAACGTGATTGGTTGGAAGAATACTATGTGCTAGCCATTGACCCTTCGTGTTCAGAGTCGCGTGAGGGGCTTCGCAAAGCACGCGTGGCGGTTAACAAGTTGATGGATGAGATTCCGGCGATCATGGTGATGCGTGAGAATGAGGTGCCTCGGCAAACCTACTTACTTGAACGCGGTGTTTATGACGCGAAGGGCGAACCCGTTTCCCCGAGTCCGCCAGCGGTTCTTCCGCCCATGGATGACGAATTGCCTCGCAATCGACTCGGACTTGCTCAATGGTTGACGTCCCCGAATCATCCGCTGACTTCGCGTGTCGCGGTGAACCGTTACTGGCAATTGATGTTTGGCCAGGGACTTGTGCGAACGCCCGAGGATTTTGGTAACCAGGGCGAGAACCCGACGCATCCCGAATTGTTGGACTGGTTGGCGCGTGACTTCGTGTCGTCTGGTTGGGATGTCCGCGCACTGATCCGCAAAATGGCTTTGTCGGCGACTTACCGTCAAAGCTCGGTGGTATCAAAAGAAAAACGAGCAAAGGATCCGACTAACCGATTTCTTGCTCGCGGCAGCGGTGAACGTTTATCGGCCGAGATGATTCGCGACAACATTCTCGCGACCAGCGGGCTGTTGAAAAGTCAGGTCGGTGGCGAGCCAGTCAAGCCGTACGACCTCGCGCTTGCCTACACGCCGCTGGAAATCGACCAAGGCGAAAAACTGTATCGCCGAAGTCTATACACATTCTGGAAACGTTCCTCGCCCGCTCCGGTAATGATGACCCTCAACACCCCAACACGTGAAGTGTGTCGGATGAAACGCGAGGTTACCGAAACGCCGTTGCAAGCGCTGGTCCTGCTCAATGGGCCACAGTTCATCGAAGCTTCGCGAGTCATGGCTTCTCACTTGATTGATGCGCATGGCGACAACGCGGACGATTTATCTTGTGACGCCTTTTTGCAACTTACTTCGCGAGAACCGACCGAACAAGAATCTGAAATACTCGTCGAGATGTTCAGCGATCAACTCGATGAGTTTACGAAGCATCCTGAACTAGCTATCGAATTTTTGAAGACTGGACAAGCTTCCGTGAAAACGGATGCGGATCCCGCTTTGTTGGCCGCAGCGACGGTCTTAGTTAATTCCATCATGAACCTTGACGAATGCGTGAGGCACCAATGA